CCACCAATCCCGCCCCTCCGATCCCCTGACCTTCTCCTGCAACGGGAACCATTCCGGGAGGGGCCAGATCCGGATAGCGGGATAAAGCAGCTTGAACGCGATGGAGGGCTTCCCGCAGTGCCCGACGAACGGTTCGGGTCTCACGTTCTTTGACCTGCCGAGAAAGAACCTGTCGAACTTCCCTCATTATTTTCTTCATGATTTCCAAAAAGGTCCGGTATTCTTGGGAGTCTATGACAAAGCCGCTTCGGTCGCTTGTAACGGGAAGAAAATCGGCGTTGACCTGGCCGCGGATTCTTGCCGTTTCACGACCCCATTCTTCCATTCCAAAGAGTTCTCTCCGGATGGTCACCTGTTTGACCTTGCATTCTATGCCCAAAGGTTCTGTGGTCGAAGCGCCTGAAGCGGGAAGTATAAAGATTTCCCCATGAACGGGTCCGAAGGAGGTGCCCTCTAAAAAAGGAATGCGTTGACCGGAATACACGCGGGGTTGGATTATCTTTCCGTTCAGGAAGACTGAGAATTCTTCCGCTTTTAAGGGGACGGCTTCAATCAGTCTTCGTTCCACATCTCCCGGATCGAATGTTCGATTCAGTTGGGTGAGGACGACGGTTGTTCCATTGCCCCGATTCGGATCAGGGGAATGTGTGATGAGAGGGAGGTCCCAGGAATCTCCTTGAAGCTCCCATCGGTTTTTATCGAAGGTGACCTCCGCCGCAAAGTTCCCCTGTTGGGTAAAAACCGAGAATGATCCGCAGGCGGAAAGGCTGGCAAATTTGCCGATCCCGAATTGGCCGATTCGGTCCCGATTCAAGCGTTTGGACCGGGGATGGGCTTTCTTTTCTCCCGAGCCGATATTGAAGTACTGCATCAGTCCGTCCAGATCCATTCCCGTTCCGTTATCGGAAACCTCGATCCGGTCTTCGGTCAAAGTGATCTTGGCTTCGGTGGCATCCGCATCGTAGGCGTTGTTGACCAGTTCGCGGATCAATTCGATGCTTTCGGAATAAAGTTTTTCCCCGATGGTAATGATGTGGCTTTTATCAACGGTAACGGGAATGGTGTTTCTTTGGGTTTCCATTGGTTTTTACGCTCCCGAACAAAACCAGGATAACCTTTTCTATTCAAAAAAATCAATGGGGGGCCATTAGGCATCTGACAGAGGGGATCTTACCCGTAATAATATAACCCACCGAAATTCCTAGAGGTGGACGATTAGCTCAGTGGTAGAGCGCTTGCTTCACACTCCTAAATAACCTGCCGACGAGGACCCGTCAGAACTCAAAATACCTATGTCCAACAAAGGGATAAGTTGAGAACGGATTTTGGTTGGAATCGGTCTGAATGTGGCCGTTTGTGGCGGGATCGAGCACGAAATGAGGACATAAATTATTTTACGGTTTTGGATTTCTTACCGCTTCTGCTTACAAATTTTATGTATTAAGGGAGTTAAAAATTAAGGATTAAGTTGAAAAGGAAAGGGCAATACTAAAACTCACAATAAACGTTATTTTTAGGTGGATTATGGTTTAATTAAAGGTCCATGCAGCTCTTGGGGTTTACCAAATATATAACCCTGAATTAAATAGACTCCCATATCTTTCATTACCTGCAGTTCTTTTTCTGTTTCAATACCCTCGGCAATAATTCCATCTGTCGAGGTTTTTCGCAATGCGTGGACCAAATCCTGCAAAACCAATCTGAACCTCTCTGAAGATACTGCCTGCAGAATAGTGGACCTGTCCAATTTGACGTGATCAGGAATTAAGCGAGCAATAAATGGCAGAGAAACAAAGCCTGCCCCAAAATCATCAATGGCGAATTTAAAACCTTTGCTTCTCCACTTGGCGGCAATCTCAAGGTGTTCTTCCACATTCTGCAAGGCTTCCTCTTCCGAGATTTCCAGGACCACATCCATACCAGGGGGCTTTGGCGGTACTTCAATGCTCTTAAGCACGTTAAAATCCACGTTGATAAACAAATTCTCTACACGGAATTCATGGCCCGCTTTAAGCTGTTTGTGAAAACAGAGACACTTCAATTCATGAAGCTTCCCGATGGCGTGGTATTTCTTAAAGAGCGCCAAAATACTGTGCTTGCCTTGAGGGTCACGGCTCAAGGCCTCAAAACCTACAAACTGTTTTAACCGTACATCCATAATGGGTTGAAATACCACCTTGATGGCCTGATCATCCAGTCGGTACTCCTCCTCTCCGATGTGAATCTTTTCTCCGCCTTTTTTGGCAATATACAGAGCTCGGTCCGCTAACCCAATCAATTCCTCCTCCGTTGCGCCATGCTCAGGGTACACGGATACCCCTAAGCTGATATCTAGGCCTGTACAACCCGTAATGCTGAGCTGCTGTATACTTCTACGGATACGATTTATCACGACAAGCAACCCATCACGGTCAGTGTCTGGCAAAATAACCACAAATTCATCTCCACCCCAGCGAAAAACTAAGTCCGAACCTCGAACACAATCCAACAGAATTTTGGAGACTTTTATTAAAACATTATCTCCCGCTTGATGTCCTAGGTTATCATTAATAGATTTAAAACCATCC
This portion of the Nitrospiria bacterium genome encodes:
- a CDS encoding ATP-binding protein, which gives rise to METQRNTIPVTVDKSHIITIGEKLYSESIELIRELVNNAYDADATEAKITLTEDRIEVSDNGTGMDLDGLMQYFNIGSGEKKAHPRSKRLNRDRIGQFGIGKFASLSACGSFSVFTQQGNFAAEVTFDKNRWELQGDSWDLPLITHSPDPNRGNGTTVVLTQLNRTFDPGDVERRLIEAVPLKAEEFSVFLNGKIIQPRVYSGQRIPFLEGTSFGPVHGEIFILPASGASTTEPLGIECKVKQVTIRRELFGMEEWGRETARIRGQVNADFLPVTSDRSGFVIDSQEYRTFLEIMKKIMREVRQVLSRQVKERETRTVRRALREALHRVQAALSRYPDLAPPGMVPVAGEGQGIGGAGLVAEKKTSKVETLGEKEEPVSKPRKPRTKKPKAVPLTPNAIIQRLKLGQTGISCCLDRFGEDGPECFTEGSVIYVNQDHPLYKCQLRNREAHTMHLARLLTQEIALMKEHKDARKAFSRQSQLLKEAFQK